In a genomic window of Seriola aureovittata isolate HTS-2021-v1 ecotype China chromosome 11, ASM2101889v1, whole genome shotgun sequence:
- the si:dkey-69o16.5 gene encoding alpha-aspartyl dipeptidase-like, with amino-acid sequence MKRRLLLVSNSTLHGSGYLDHCQQHISHFFGKDVKRVLFVPYALHDRHAYTKTARDKFKTLGYEVDGIHEASDPVDAVRKAEGIFIGGGNTFRLLKSLYDNKVVTEIRRRVLEDGVPYMGSSAGTNVATVSINTTNDMPIVYPPSFSAIGLVPFNINPHYLDPDPSSRHMGESREQRIIQYHEEPDTPCVLGLREGSMLLVEGDKATLLGTTKARLFTRGKSSAEYDPGTDLSFLLTHAH; translated from the exons atgaagaggagactCCTGCTGGTGTCCAACTCCACGCTGCACGGCAGCGGATACCTGGACCACTGTCAGCAGCACATCTCTCACTTCTTCGGGAA GGATGTGAAGAGAGTTCTGTTCGTTCCTTATGCTCTTCACGACAGACACGCCTACACCAAAACCGCCAGGGACAAGTTTAAGACTCtgg GTTATGAGGTGGACGGCATCCACGAGGCCTCGGACCCCGTCGACGCCGTGAGGAAGGCTGAAGGCATTTTTATAG GAGGAGGTAACACTTTCCGGCTGCTGAAGAGTCTCTATGACAACAAGGTGGTGACGGAGATCAGGAGGAGAGTGCTGGAG gatgGCGTCCCCTACATGGGCTCCAGTGCCGGCACCAACGTGGCCACCGTCAGCATCAACACCACCAACGACATGCCCATCGTCTATCCTCCGTCCTTCTCCGCCATCGGCCTCGTCCCCTTCAACATCAACCCTCACTACCTGGACCCCGACCCCAGCAGCCGCCACATGGGG gagagcagagagcagaggatcATCCAGTACCATGAAGAGCCTGATACTCCATGTGTCCTG GGTCTGAGGGAGGGGTCCATGCTGCTGGTGGAGGGAGACAAAGCCACTTTACTGGGAACCACCAAGGCCAGACTGTTCACCAG GGGGAAGTCCTCGGCGGAGTACGACCCAGGTACTGACCTGAGCTTCCTGCTGACACATGCTCACTGA